The following coding sequences lie in one Vanessa tameamea isolate UH-Manoa-2023 chromosome 17, ilVanTame1 primary haplotype, whole genome shotgun sequence genomic window:
- the LOC113400392 gene encoding uncharacterized protein LOC113400392 yields the protein MLVGEQSPAPRVVAGLRKLRPELTPGPVPTPADPNLRISGVLRQYYNDDDESWAWVRAAVRGGCLLAWRDGTLPRRPAARLPLRHLHLRAAATLPNAFQLSRLRDDASVATFQACNATEYARWVRALCVEILGQTPLPQVRFLDVLPAADTCIKEPKKIPIHETPACPPRPPPRARRRLLTASETQLPRRDHSPAATDEGIVVEDDDYDSSSDRSLDLSLSLDALKTIDVVDASVRKAEIIKCDNCNKLNASPPQHHTLPRARTTETELGRHRYLKRWEGTTGGAERGRFAMEAARRKTASLENRARSCSPNSHEVATQYVPVRERRALFESLSQSGGSLARSSEQLARPVPVAETTPRRAASLHDLQAPPTRSVSDLRQFFEAVARGAGQCSGLQRLSAPTNPIGVFASLTCA from the exons ATGCTTGTGGGGGAGCAGTCGCCGGCACCACGGGTGGTGGCCGGCTTGCGGAAGCTTCGACCTGAATTGACGCCAGGACCTGTACCTACGCCTGCAGATCCAAATCTCAGGATATCGg GTGTCCTCAGACAGTATTACAATGATGACGATGAGTCATGGGCGTGGGTGCGGGCCGCAGTTCGTGGAGGCTGCCTGCTTGCCTGGCGAGATGGCACCCTTCCCCGTCGGCCAGCAGCCAGGCTGCCGCTCAGGCACTTGCATCTGCGCGCCGCAGCGACCCTACCGAATGCCTTTCAGCTGTCGCGATTGCGGGACGACGCCTCTGTTGCCACTTTCCAG GCTTGTAATGCGACGGAATACGCCCGTTGGGTGCGAGCGCTGTGCGTCGAAATACTCGGACAAACACCTCTACCACAAGTTAGATTTTTGGACGTGTTGCCAGCTGCCGACACGTGTATTAAGGAACCAAAGAAAATACCTATACATGAGACACCCGCATGTCCTCCCAGACCACCTCCGAGAGCTCGAAGAAGGCTGCTCACAGCCTCTGAGACTCAGTTACCTCGGAGAGACCACTCACCTGCCGCAACGGACGAGGGCATCGTCGTAGAAGACGACGACTATGATTCATCGTCCGATCGCAGCCTTGACCTATCTCTTTCCCTCGACGCTTTAAAGACCATTGATGTGGTGGACGCGTCAGTACGAAAAGCTGAAATTATCAAATGCGATAATTGCAATAAACTGAATGCGAGTCCGCCACAACATCACACATTACCGCGTGCGAGAACTACCGAAACTGAGCTAGGTCGACATAGGTATCTAAAGCGCTGGGAGGGCACTACAGGCGGAGCTGAGAGAGGCAGATTTGCAATGGAAGCGGCAAGAAGAAAAACTGCTTCACTTGAGAATCGTGCGAGATCGTGTTCCCCGAACTCTCACGAAGTGGCGACACAATATGTTCCTGTACGGGAAAGGCGTGCATTATTTGAATCGCTGTCCCAAAGCGGTGGAAGCTTAGCACGGAGCAGTGAGCAGTTAGCTCGTCCCGTGCCAGTGGCGGAAACGACGCCGAGGCGCGCGGCATCACTACACGACCTCCAAGCGCCTCCGACGAGGTCAGTGAGCGATTTGCGGCAGTTCTTTGAGGCGGTTGCGCGAGGTGCGGGACAATGCTCTGGCCTCCAGAGGCTCAGCGCGCCGACGAATCCTATAGGCGTATTCGCATCGCTCACTTGTGCCTGA
- the LOC113400516 gene encoding uncharacterized protein LOC113400516 translates to MSSDPAPLSKTAKYKKITKPLLERKRRARINRCLDELKDLMVGALEIDDDNLSKLEKADILELTVNHLTKLHRPKDPVLEAKKFQAGFGQCAAEACRFIMSVPDLDSKVSQNLVGHLSRLITAQPLTIQVPERPTFSPPISPSSVASDRHHYYSDHERSSSDAEDSVYSADSAPKQWSFVRSNNNKQNVSITGLLTTVDKLVSHHSSEQGSINGHRNGTYFNKVPAEAKDVILQKIRQHIMDKRGNENIANVDVSANSELPLEPRYTRDEAYRNDIAYHYPTPNYPGSNDTLDLRKVRSPIKSSVMTHSPRNQIEYRSPNKEPVAVEKKPEASVNVPEYCELPMDYSNLPPKKKRKLIEYQEYKKQEEARRQLDAFYAEKKDRRDGPPVDLEMDANKWRPW, encoded by the exons ATGTCGTCGGATCCCGCGCCTCTGTCTAAGACTGCTAAATACAAGAAGATAACTAAGCCTCTACTAGAAAGAAAACGTCGGGCACGCATTAATCGATGTCTCGATGAATTGAAGGATTTAATGGTCGGCGCCTTGGAG ATCGATGACGACAACTTAAGCAAGTTGGAAAAGGCAGATATCCTTGAGTTAACTGTTAATCATCTCACGAAGTTGCATAGACCTAAGGATCCGGTTTTGGAGGCGAAGAAATTTCAAGCCGGGTTTGGTCAATGTGCGGCTGAAGCTTGCAGATTTATAATGTCCGTGCCGGATTTAGACTCAAAAGTGAGTCAAAATTTAGTTGGACACCTATCTAGATTGATAACTGCTCAGCCGCTGACAATTCAAGTACCAGAGAGGCCGACATTTTCTCCTCCGATATCACCTTCTTCAGTTGCTTCAGACAGACATCACTATTACAGCGACCACGAGAGATCTTCATCCGATGCCGAAGATTCAGTGTATTCAGCCGACAGCGCACCCAAACAGTGGTCATTTGTGAgatcgaataataataaacaaaacgttTCTATTACCGGTCTCTTAACTACAGTCGACAAACTGGTTTCGCATCATAGCTCCGAACAGGGATCAATAAATGGCCACCGAAATGGAACTTACTTCAATAAAGTACCGGCTGAGGCGAAAGacgtaatattacaaaaaatcagACAACACATCATGGACAAGCGGGGAAATGAAAACATTGCCAACGTCGATGTCAGTGCGAATTCGGAACTGCCTCTTGAACCCAGATACACGCGAGATGAAGCTTACAGAAACGACATTGCGTATCATTATCCTACGCCAAATTACCCGGGCAGTAACGACACTTTGGATCTGAGGAAAGTTCGTTCACCAATCAAATCATCAGTCATGACACATTCTCCGAGGAATCAAATTGAATATAGGAGCCCGAATAAAGAACCAGTTGCAGTAGAAAAAAAACCTGAGGCAAGCGTCAATGTACCAGAATATTGTGAATTGCCAATGGATTACAGCAACTTGCCACCTAAAAAGAAAAGGAAATTAATCGAATATCAAGAGTACAAAAAACAAGAAGAAGCAAGGCGACAGCTCGATGCTTTTTATGCAGAGAAAAAAGATCGACGAGATGGACCACCAGTGGACCTTGAAATGGACGCAAACAAATGGCGCCCATGGTAA